One Pochonia chlamydosporia 170 chromosome 5, whole genome shotgun sequence DNA segment encodes these proteins:
- a CDS encoding der1-like family domain-containing protein — protein sequence MDVALENYLRLPPMSRNIATCAFVISLGVALKMIPHKYFIYHTFFIYRFPPQIWRFATSFLITGSGLGLLFDTYFLYSYLSQMEVGNPRFPRKEDLIWYLTFVCGTILVANQLTGFGFMMFLPALILALSYTVTQDQRGAKVSYMFVTMPAQMMPYAMLAINLLFPGGVDNMILQLHGLFAGHLFDFLSRTWPQYGGGRNLIPTPAILSKIVQSTESLFQRGFPGPARPSGRTLGGGASSGANTSGGPLPDSWRTRGPGQRLG from the exons ATGGATGTTGCGTTAGAGAACTACCTGCGGCTGCCGCCAATGTCAAG AAACATTGCGACTTGTGCATTCGTCATTTCCCTCGGCGTCGCGTTGAAAATGATACCACACAAATATTTCATTTATCACACGTTCTTCATATATAGATTCCCGCCTCAAATATGGCGTTTCGCAACGTCCTTTTTGATCACAGGCTCGGGCTTGGGCCTTCTCTTTGACACGTATTTCTTGTATTCGTACCTCAGCCAAATGGAAGTTGGCAATCCTCGATTCCCACGAAAGGAAGACCTGATTTGGTACCTTACATTCGTGTGTGGGACGATTTTG GTAGCAAATCAACTCACCGGCTTTGGTTTCATGATGTTCCTGCCGGCGCTTATTTTGGCCTTGAGCTACACTGTAACCCAGGACCAGCGCGGAGCCAAGGTCAGCTACATGTTTGTCACCATGCCTGCCCAGATGATGCCGTACGCCATGCTTGCCATCAATCTTCTCTTCCCAGGTGGCGTCGATAATATGATCCTCCAGCTCCATGGCCTCTTTGCGGGGCAtctctttgactttttgtcgAGGACCTGGCCGCAATACGGCGGCGGGAGAAACCTTATCCCAACGCCCGCAATTCTATCAAAGATTGTCCAGTCAACCGAGTCGTTGTTTCAGAGAGGATTTCCGGGACCTGCTCGACCATCAGGGAGAACCCTCGGTGGAGGCGCATCTTCTGGCGCCAACACATCAGGCGGTCCGCTTCCCGACTCTTGGCGGACACGGGGTCCAGGCCAGCGATTGGGGTAA
- a CDS encoding DNA polymerase III, delta subunit domain-containing protein, producing the protein MPAAKTEERGESSTAASKAAMTSSSNGSPNYELPWVEKYRPVFLDDVVGNTETIERLKIIAKEGNMPHVIISGMPGIGKTTSVLCLARQLLGESYKEAVLELNASDERGIDVVRNRIKGFAQKKVTLPPGRHKLVILDEADSMTSGAQQALRRTMEIYSNTTRFAFACNQSNKIIEPLQSRCAILRYAKLSDAQVVKRLLQIIEAEKVEYSDDGLAALVFSAEGDMRQAINNLQSTFAGFGFVSGDNVFKVVDSPHPIKVQAMLKACYEGNVDSALDTLRELWDLGYSSHDIISTMFKVTKTIPTLSEHSKLEFIKEIGFTHMKVLEGVQTLLQLSGCVVRLCKINMDPKKFQVAAK; encoded by the exons ATGCCTGCCGCCAAAACCGAGGAAAGAGGCGAGTCTTCGACCGCTGCGTCGAAGGCAGCTATGACCTCATCGTCAAATGGCTCTCCGAATTATGAATTGCCATG GGTCGAAAAGTACCGTCCCGTGTTCTTGGATGATGTGGTCGGCAACACAGAGACGATTGAGCGATTGAAGATTATAGCAAAGGAAGGAAACATGCCCCATGTCATTATTTCAGGAATGCCAGGCATTGGAAAGACAACGAGCGTGCTGTGTCTGGCTAGGCAGCTCCTGGGGGAGTCGTATAAGGAGGCTGTTCTCGAGCTGAATGCAAGTGACGAGAGAG GCATTGATGTCGTCCGTAATCGAATCAAGGGCTTCGCTCAAAAGAAGGTCACATTACCACCTGGCAGGCACAAGCTCGTCATTCTCGACGAAGCCGACAGCATGACATCTGGTGCCCAGCAAGCGCTTCGCCGAACCATGGAAATCTACTCCAACACAACCCGATTTGCCTTTGCATGCAATCAGTCCAACAAGATCATTGAGCCGCTGCAATCACGATGCGCCATTCTCCGATACGCCAAGCTCTCCGACGCCCAGGTTGTCAAGCGATTACTACAAATCATCGAGGCTGAAAAGGTCGAATACAGCGATGACGGCCTAGCCGCTCTTGTTTTCAGCGCGGAAGGAGACATGCGACAGGCTATCAATAACTTGCaatccacttttgctggttTCGGCTTCGTTTCTGGGGACAATGTGTTCAAAGTCGTCGACTCGCCTCATCCTATTAAGGTGCAGGCTATGCTGAAGGCGTGCTACGAGGGCAATGTGGACTCCGCGCTAGATACTCTGAGGGAGCTTTGGGATCTAGGATATTCCAGCCACGATATCATCAGCACTATGTTCAAGGTGACCAAGACGATTCCTACACTGAGCGAGCATTCCAAGCTGGAGTTTATCAAGGAGATTGGCTTCACGCACATGAAGGTCCTGGAAGGTGTTCAAACGCTACTACAATTAAGCGGCTGTGTTGTACGACTGTGCAAGATCAACATGGACCCGAAAAAGTTTCAAGTAGCGGCAAAATAA
- a CDS encoding C6 transcription factor (similar to Cordyceps militaris CM01 XP_006672971.1) has translation MFQDSSPSEPSPSDKPIQKRSRVLLSCAPCRNSKLKCDRQQPCSQCEKKARIDQCVYAPKPVKKKPPAKNMTARLKRLEGLVREMMENEGDAKPSGKGDEKSTVPSLQGHVVKGEHGTTYVGATHCMAMLEDIEDLKMYFDDSEEQEEGASPTDELDAPEMLLSPRSAPSNRDELIAQLPERHVADRLITRYFSSMSPSQHIMHRPTFTRMYARFWQDPNDVSLHWLAQLFMMLGLGIFFNNFAAPHELTADSPVPVYDRIKHYRSCAAWALIWGKYTQPTSATLPAFLLYVESHFMFNRAAQMNCYVLSGVCIRLLLKMGLHRDPSKLANISPFEGEMRRRLWNMAVQIELLVSFHMGLPSMLQGIETDTKTPSNLQDEDFDEDSTVLPPERPSTDHTQMTYPINKTKILKVFAQIARQAHSLSPPEYNDVLKLDAILQDTWGALPGFMRVRPLDECVGDAPVLLIQRFGLAAIYNKCRCVLHRRYLAEPIPNKDHNYSRQQGIDAALSLLESQRVIWKASKPGNVLSSMSWFLSSLAVHDYLLAAMIVYLLIQNENYPDGEGFEFEGKKPSKEQLKMMLKTSHVIWTEVSDNVVELRKTADTLAAMLNKMGVPVDGNITTEEMNYIPVEYTSSGSRWSSSAARSASGTGESDLLSSLGLEGGNSSSGLTPFSMPQATSNPTPAMDFAMPDTTDAMLGTNLDFDPSWMESVDNMDWRFLDVSLAHSHTAGTNSGSGTTWVEKLPLDDLGMLDPGVWGQPSGET, from the exons ATGTTCCAAGACTCCAGCCCCAGCGAACCATCGCCCAGCGACAAACCCATCCAAAAGCGCAGTCGAGTCCTCCTCTCCTGCGCACCATGTCGCAACTCCAAGCTGAAATGTGACCGCCAGCAACCATGTTCGCAATGCGAAAAGAAAGCCCGCATAGACCAGTGCGTCTATGCCCCCAAGcccgtcaagaagaagccccCCGCCAAGAATATGACCGCACGACTCAAACGGCTGGAGGGACTGGTGCGagagatgatggagaatgAAGGAGATGCGAAACCGTCAGGAAAGGGGGATGAAAAGAGCACTGTGCCTTCGTTGCAAGGACATGTTGTCAAGGGGGAGCATGGGACGACGTATGTTGGTGCTACACATTGTATGGCAATGCTTGAGGAT ATTGAGGATTTGAAAATGTATTTTGATGATTCAGAGGAGCAGGAAGAAGGAGCTTCGCCGACAGATGAGCTTGACGCACCTGAGATGCTGTTGAGTCCGAGGAGTGCGCCGAGTAACAGAGATGAACTTATTGCTCAGCTGCCCGAGAGGCATGTTGCCGATCGGTTGATTACGAGATATTTCTCATCCATGAGTCCCTCACAAC ACATCATGCACCGCCCAACCTTCACAAGAATG TACGCCCGTTTCTGGCAAGACCCCAACGACGTATCCCTCCACTGGCTCGCCCAACTCTTCATGATGCTCGGcctcggcatcttcttcaacaacttcgcCGCACCCCACGAACTAACCGCGGACTCACCCGTCCCCGTCTACGACCGCATCAAGCACTACCGCTCCTGCGCAGCCTGGGCTCTCATCTGGGGAAAATACACGCAACCCACGTCCGCCACCCTGCCCGCGTTCCTCCTCTACGTAGAATCCCACTTCATGTTCAATCGCGCCGCCCAAATGAACTGCTACGTCCTCTCGGGCGTCTgcatccgcctcctcctcaaaaTGGGATTGCACCGCGACCCGTCCAAGCTGGCCAACATTTCTCCCTTTGAGGGAGAAATGCGCAGAAGGTTATGGAACATGGCGGTGCAGATTGAGCTCCTTGTGTCGTTCCACATGGGTCTCCCGAGTATGCTGCAGGGTATCGAAACCGACACGAAGACGCCGTCGAATCTCCAAGACGAGGACTTTGACGAGGATTCAACCGTCTTGCCGCCTGAGAGACCGTCTACCGACCACACGCAAATGACGTATCCtatcaacaagaccaagattcTAAAAGTATTCGCCCAAATTGCCCGTCAAGCCCATTCCCTGTCTCCCCCTGAATACAACGACGTGCTCAAGCTGGATGCCATATTGCAAGATACATGGGGTGCCTTGCCGGGATTTATGCGCGTCCGCCCCTTAGACGAGTGTGTAGGCGACGCACCTGTTCTTCTCATACAGCGTTTCGGCCTCGCAGCAATCTACAATAAGTGCAGATGTGTCCTTCACAGACGATATCTCGCGGAGCCGATCCCCAACAAGGACCACAACTACTCCCGCCAACAGGGCATTGACGCGGCGCTGTCCCTTCTCGAGTCACAACGCGTTATATGGAAGGCTTCCAAACCAGGCAACGTGCTGAGTTCCATGTCGTGGTTCCTTTCGTCGTTGGCAGTACACGATTACTTGCTAGCAGCCATGATTGTGTATCTGCTCATTCAGAATGAGAATTATCCCGACGGGGAGGGATTCGAATTTGAAGGCAAGAAGCCCAGCAAAGAAcagctgaagatgatgctcAAGACATCCCATGTCATTTGGACAGAGGTATCGGATAATGTAGTCGAGCTGAGAAAGACGGCGGACACCCTAGCCGCAATGTTGAATAAGATGGGCGTCCCAGTGGATGGGAACATAACAACAGAGGAGATGAATTACATTCCGGTGGAATATACGTCGTCAGGATCAAGATGGTCTTCATCTGCTGCGAGGAGCGCCTCTGGCACAGGAGAGTCAGATCTTCTTTCTAGCTTAGGACTTGAAG GAGGAAATTCGTCTTCAGGATTAACACCATTCTCTATGCCTCAAGCGACGAGCAATCCGACTCCTGCTATGGACTTTGCCATGCCTGACACGACGGATGCCATGTTGGGAACTAACCTGGACTTTGATCCGTCGTGGATGGAATCGGTAGATAATATGGACTGG CGTTTCCTCGACGTGTCCCTCGCACATAGCCATACCGCCGGCACCAATTCCGGATCTGGGACGACATGGGTTGAGAAACTCCCACTGGATGATTTGGGTATGTTGGATCCGGGGGTATGGGGTCAGCCATCTGGGGAAACATAG
- a CDS encoding nitrogen metabolic regulation protein (similar to Magnaporthe oryzae 70-15 XP_003715776.1) produces MPAQITGPVAPSIPIHVGNDQLNNYRKQHKHSRSSYSESSPLANSRNNSLTFRPPKRHMSSPDKTIAITNASGRQAASLIRVATAVGYRVRAQLRNLEGVVATEVSTNPNVKVFVGELYTRHNPTKENKDVTQNGPIAGVGVNHDLISDLFRGAQLAFINTTFYGDEAQIGIALADAAKKAGVQHYIYSSMPDHKAYNKDWPSLPLWAAKHEVEEYVRKVDLPATFVYTGIYNNNFTSCPYPLFCMELQEDGSFIWQAPFHEDAKLPWLDAEHDVGPAIVQLFKDGVSKWKGERIALAYEYLSPKEACRLFARGVGRPVHYVRGPIEIKVQIPTGYREQLEALEKLFKLEEKDPKRQPPYFGDMKLEVSCPTEALELWEGPRGLEEYAREMFPLEEEANGFTWMLDEDEIDQRSAADEKLNATTTSVEQLRLHDENEDDDSDDEDDGLVMRGLRRSEEQWLA; encoded by the coding sequence ATGCCTGCTCAAATAACCGGCCCTGTGGCACCCAGCATCCCGATTCACGTTGGTAACGACCAGCTCAATAACTACCGCAAGCAACACAAGCACTCGCGATCATCCTACTCGGAGTCGTCACCGCTGGCCAACTCAAGAAACAACTCCTTGACTTTCCGCCCCCCAAAACGACACATGTCAAGCCCAGACAAGACCATTGCTATTACCAATGCAAGCGGTCGCCAGGCTGCGTCCCTAATCCGTGTCGCCACAGCGGTGGGATATCGAGTTCGAGCGCAATTGAGAAATCTCGAAGGTGTGGTAGCAACCGAAGTCTCGACGAATCCAAACGTAAAAGTGTTTGTGGGAGAACTCTATACGAGGCATAATCCCACAAAGGAGAACAAGGATGTGACGCAAAATGGCCCAATTGCTGGAGTGGGTGTAAACCATGACCTTATCTCAGATCTTTTCCGTGGAGCACAATTGGCCTTTATCAACACGACTTTTTACGGCGACGAAGCACAAATTGGTATTGCTCTAGCCGATgcggcgaagaaggctggcGTCCAACACTACATTTACTCGTCAATGCCGGATCACAAGGCTTACAACAAGGACTGGCCTTCTCTGCCACTCTGGGCAGCGAAacatgaagttgaagagtATGTTCGCAAAGTCGACCTTCCTGCTACGTTTGTCTACACAGGCATTtacaacaacaacttcacGTCGTGCCCATATCCACTGTTCTGTATGGAGCTGCAAGAAGATGGGTCCTTCATTTGGCAAGCACCCTTCCACgaggatgccaagcttccttggctggaTGCTGAACACGATGTAGGCCCGGCTATTGTGCAGTTGTTCAAAGACGGCGTCTCCAAGTGGAAGGGTGAGCGGATTGCTCTTGCATACGAATACCTTTCACCCAAAGAAGCCTGCAGATTGTTTGCACGAGGTGTCGGTCGTCCTGTGCATTACGTCCGCGGCCCGATTGAAATCAAGGTCCAAATTCCCACTGGCTATCGTGAACAGTTGGAGGCGCTCGAGAAGCTTTTCAAGCTTGAAGAGAAGGACCCCAAGAGGCAACCGCCTTACTTCGGCGACATGAAGCTCGAGGTTAGCTGTCCTACGGAGGCGCTTGAGTTATGGGAGGGCCCTCGAGGGCTGGAGGAATATGCTAGAGAAATGTTCCCGCTCGAGGAGGAAGCTAATGGATTTACCTGGAtgctggacgaggacgaaaTCGACCAAAGATCCGCCGCTGACGAGAAGCTCAATGCCACAACGACGTCTGTTGAGCAATTGAGACTTCACGATGagaatgaagatgacgactccgatgatgaagacgacggaCTCGTTATGAGAGGCTTGAGGAGAAGCGAGGAGCAGTGGCTGGCATAG
- a CDS encoding oligopeptide transporter (similar to Coccidioides immitis RS XP_001242598.1), which produces MAAIAGDTVAATRADGVDEKSAAIQAVQEDAAIATAQVVQVEGEGGQVDETLTSPTDEELVTLRRVPNHIPLKIFTIAFIELCERFSYYGSTVVFTNFIQQPLPPGSTTGSDPRPDGQPGALGMGQRASTGITVFNQFWQYFMPLFGAWVADAKWGRYKTISAALGVDLFGHLFLILAAIPPIIVKQSASLACLIIGILIIGFGTGGFKPNVSCLIVEQLGEQRMFVRTLKSGERVIVDPAVTTERIYNWFYFCINVGALVGQLSMVYAEVHVGFYLSFTLPTIMLGLCPLVMLWGRRRYNRREPAGSVLVPALKTFMLAQKGRWSINPVQTYRNLHDGTFWDSVKPSKFTNETRPKWMTFDDAWVDELSRGFNACAVFCWYPIFWLCYNQINNNLISQAAVLQRHGIPNDVLSNLNPFALLIFIPLNDFFIYPALRKAGIRFTPIRKITAGFFVGCAAMIWAAVVQYYIYQKSVCGYNASGKMPGPDGELVACPPVDINVWAQTGSYVLIALAEVFASITSLEYAYSKAPKNMRSMVQAVALFMTAFSSAIGQALVGLAADPLLIWNYGVVAILAFVAGVCFYFQFRRLDIHEDELNELPEGVVGKVDAESPYAYKEEK; this is translated from the exons atggccgccatTGCTGGTGACACCGTAGCCGCGACACGCGCAGACGGCGTGGATGAGAAGAGCGCCGCAATCCAGGCTGTACAGGAAGATGCTGCTATTGCGACTGCACAAGTCGTGCAAGTTGAAGGCGAAGGCGGACAAGTCGACGAGACGCTCACATCTCCCACGGATGAGGAATTGGTCACTCTGCGCCGCGTTCCCAACCACATTCCCCTCAAGATCTTCACAATTGCTTTCATCGAGCTTTGCGAGCGGTTCTCATACTATGGATCTACAGTCGTGT tcaccaacttcatccaaCAACCTCTCCCACCAGGATCGACAACCGGCTCAGACCCCAGACCAGATGGCCAACCCGGCGCCCTGGGCATGGGCCAACGCGCCTCCACGGGAATCACCGTCTTCAACCAATTCTGGCAATACTTCATGCCTCTCTTCGGCGCCTGGGTAGCCGACGCCAAATGGGGACGCTACAAGACCATCTCCGCAGCCTTGGGCGTCGACCTCTTCGGCCACTTGTTCCTCATCCTGGCCGCCATCCCGcccatcatcgtcaagcaGAGCGCCTCGCTGGCCTgtctcatcatcggcatcctcatcatcggcttCGGCACCGGCGGCTTCAAGCCAAACGTCAGCTGCTTGATCGTCGAGCAACTCGGCGAGCAGCGCATGTTTGTGCGCACCCTCAAGTCCGGGGAGCGCGTCATCGTCGACCCGGCCGTCACCACGGAACGCATCTACAACTGGTTCTACTTCTGTATCAATGTCGGCGCCCTGGTCGGCCAGCTGAGCATGGTGTACGCCGAGGTTCATGTGGGCTTCTACCTGTCGTTTACGCTGCCGACCATCATGCTGGGTCTTTGTCCGCTCGTCATGCTCtgggggaggaggcggtATAATCGTCGCGAACCTGCTGGCTCGGTTCTCGTGCCTGCTCTCAAGACGTTCATGCTCGCTCAGAAGGGCCGCTGGTCGATTAACCCTGTCCAGACGTACCGCAACTTGCATGACGGGACGTTCTGGGATAGTGTGAAGCCCTCCAAGTTTACCAACGAGACGAGGCCCAAGTGGATGACCTTTGATGACGCTTGGGTTGATGAGTTGAGCCGCGGGTTCAACGCCTGCGCCGTGTTTTGCTGGTATCCCATCTTTTGGCTGTGCTACAACCAGA tcaacaacaATCTCATCTCCCAGGCCGCCGTCCTCCAACGGCACGGCATCCCCAACGACGTCctctccaacctcaaccccttcgccctcctcatcttcatcccccTCAACGACTTCTTCATCTACCCTGCCCTCCGCAAAGCCGGCATCCGCTTCACGCCCATCCGCAAAATCACAGCCGGCTTCTTCGTCGGCTGCGCCGCCATGATCTGGGCCGCCGTCGTCCAGTACTACATCTACCAAAAGTCCGTGTGCGGCTACAACGCCTCCGGCAAGATGCCCGGCCCTGACGGCGAGTTGGTCGCCTGCCCCCCCGTCGACATCAACGTCTGGGCCCAGACGGGGTCGTACGTGCTCATCGCGCTGGCCGAGGTGttcgcctccatcacctccCTCGAGTACGCGTACTCCAAGGCCCCCAAGAACATGCGCTCCATGGTCCAGGCCGTGGCGCTGTTTATGACGGCGTTTTCTAGCGCTATTGGACAGGCGCTCGTGGGTTTGGCCGCTGATCCGCTTCTTATTTGGAATtatggtgttgttgctaTTTTGGCTTTTGTCGCGGGTGTGTGCTTTTACTTTCAGTTTAGGAGGCTGGATATTCATGAGGATGAGCTTAATGAGTTGCCCGAGGGGGTGGTGGGCAAGGTTGATGCCGAGTCGCCTTATGCGTATAAGGAGGAGAAGTAG
- a CDS encoding ERG2/sigma1 receptor-like protein (similar to Metarhizium robertsii ARSEF 23 XP_007825605.1) — MPKSKRPSSASASPMGRLLGILAVLTGLLASMVYLAERNLDKFYIFDLDELHDVSKRGVAKYGNDTRAVVKYIVDDLHKTHGAHINLQEEWVFNNAGGAMGAMYILHASITEYLIIFGTAIGTEGHTGRHTADDYFHILVGEEWAYVPGEYEPEVYPPGSVHHLRRGEVKQYRMPDKCFALEYARGWIPPMLFFGFADGLFSTLDYPTLWRTTDLTARQMVGNLLRGKF, encoded by the exons ATGCCCAAATCAAAACGCCCCTCCAGCGCGTCCGCCTCGCCAATGGGCCGCCTACTAGGCATCCTTGCCGTGTTGACCGGCCTCCTAGCATCAATGGTGTACCTCGCGGAAAGGAACCTCGACAAATTCTACATCTTTGACCTAGATGAGCTGCATGACGTGTCGAAGCGAGGcgtcgcgaaatacggcaacGACACGCGAGCCGTGGTGAAGTACATTGTGGACGACTTGCACAAGACGCACGGGGCGCACATCAACCTCCAAGAGGAATGGGTGTTTAACAATGCAGGCGGCGCAATGGGCGCAATGTACATTTTACATGCTA GTATAACCGAGTATCTCATCATTTTCG GAACGGCCATCGGCACAGAAGGCCATACGGGCCGCCACACGGCGGACGACTACTTCCACATCCTGGTCGGCGAGGAGTGGGCGTACGTGCCGGGCGAGTATGAGCCGGAGGTGTATCCGCCGGGGAGTGTGCACCACCTGCGGCGCGGGGAGGTGAAGCAGTACAGGATGCCGGACAAGTGCTTCGCATTGGAGTATGCGCGGGGTTGGATTCCGCCGATGCTGTTCTTCGGGTTTGCGGATGGGTTGTTTAGCACGTTGGATTATCCGACGCTGTGGAGGACGACGGACTTGACGGCGAGGCAGATGGTGGGGAATTTGTTGAGGGGGAAGTTTTAG
- a CDS encoding INO80 chromatin remodeling complex Ies1 (similar to Verticillium alfalfae VaMs.102 XP_003006196.1): protein MAASPSSAAATSEIFEHPSSPAAPEAKSFVSRAASDDEDTQMADEPTEVQEKPTRGRGRASTKGGDAPHQIGKIRHLKKEDGEPLWREDIQYDFLKAVFDNEQQVFTNTYDSDMDKQCFADLYIDTMSRSSKTSKVLRDKLLSDRDAAKGMAMVCLLVNVGRMNTTLNFFPEMRAQLRTYHAIPSLQAHQDAHAYKQLQDAPRLKSILKGGAEDREEPNSLEKIKNSDVPRTNPVNLIFSMCHSAQKVAELHFPDHQEFHDLIMKTQYSSKSRALAFLWLMWFYLESDFTEEGCEENPFGAGVDYGVDVANQGVPKLIEMSEDERAKENVDAPEEIEFGREKQKTRAKILEMDQAYLTERETKRGKRATLNEDGPAILPRIRPSMHDSDRDSTRSTPPPRHLGRGGRRGLALKYQIFEGSSPGRHGSEGVGSRKPRPPTAHQLAVERNRNERVEYILDRGLRKHHHKSRKGRRQAGAVYRAYRRTQAQEDPFEDSDGDDVMPRNISSKDKNAVFRERALGGLALLSAETDDYGEEVSAYAAALRRATRRLGRWAGHEKELGVVAPVKNQKAKNNANGDGKGGKGGVVLDESPTKNGDANGDITMGDADIDDQTALLDDGDDDVDDPDKTEVLGDSDVE, encoded by the exons ATGGCCGCTTCACCCAGCTCGGCCGCGGCCACGTCCGAGATCTTCGAGCATCCAAGTTCTCCCGCCGCTCCGGAAGCCAAGTCATTTGTTTCACGCGCCGCCAGCGACGATGAGGATACGCAAATGGCCGATGAGCCCACCGAGGTGCAAGAAAAGCCCACCCGTGGTAGAGGTAGGGCTTCAACAAAGGGTGGCGACGCACCTCATCAAATTGGCAAGATTCGGCATCTGAAAAAGGAAGATGGCGAGCCACTTTGGAGGGAAGACATTCAATACGACTTCCTCAAGGCCgtctttgacaatgagcAACAAGTCTTTACCAACACGTACGATtccgacatggacaagcAGTGCTTTGCAGACCTCTATATCGATACTATGTCGCGCAGTAGCAAGACGAGCAAGGTCCTAAGAGACAAGTTGCTCAGCGACCGAGATGCAGCCAAgggcatggccatggtttgCCTGCTCGTCAATGTTGGTCGCATGAACACAACTCTCAACT TCTTCCCCGAAATGAGAGCGCAACTTAGAACCTACCACGCGATTCCATCATTACAAGCCCACCAGGACGCACACGCATACAAACAGCTACAGGACGCCCCGCGTCTCAAGTCTATCCTGAAGGGCGGCGCCGAGGACAGGGAGGAACCCAACTCGCTGGAGAAGATCAAGAACTCCGACGTACCGCGAACCAATCCCGTCAACCTCATTTTCTCCATGTGCCACTCCGCGCAAAAGGTTGCCGAGTTGCACTTTCCAGATCACCAAGAGTTCCACGACCTCATCATGAAGACACAATACAGCAGCAAGTCTCgcgccttggccttcttgtGGCTCATGTGGTTTTATCTTGAGTCTGACTTTACTGAAGAGGGTTGTGAAGAGAATCCGTTTGGCGCGGGCGTTGACTACGGCGTGGATGTTGCGAACCAGGGTGTTCCCAAGCTAATTGAGATGTCGGAAGATGAACGAGCCAAAGAGAATGTGGATGCCCCCGAGGAAATTGAATTTGGGCGCGAGAAGCAAAAGACACGGGCCAAGATTCTCGAAATGGATCAAGCCTATTTAACTGAGAGAGAGACAAAACGCGGCAAGCGCGCAACGTTGAACGAGGACGGCCCGGCAATCCTACCACGCATTCGTCCCTCTATGCACGACTCAGACCGGGACAGCACAAGATCAACGCCTCCTCCACGACACCTGGGACGAGGTGGCCGACGGGGATTGGCGCTCAAATATCAAATCTTTGAGGGTTCATCTCCCGGCCGACACGGATCAGAAGGGGTTGGGTCACGAAAGCCCCGTCCTCCCACAGCGCATCAGCTCGCTGTTGAACGAAACCGCAACGAACGCGTTGAGTACATTCTAGACCGTGGGCTTCGAAAGCACCATCACAAGAGCCGCAAAGGTCGACGGCAAGCAGGGGCTGTATACCGAGCATATAGGCGAACTCAGGCACAAGAAGATCCATTCGAAGATAgtgacggtgatgatgtaATGCCGCGCAACATTTCTAGCAAAGACAAGAACGCCGTGTTCCGTGAGAGAGCTCTTGGTGGACTGGCCCTTTTGAGTGCCGAGACGGACGACTACGGTGAAGAGGTCAGCGCATACGCTGCTGCCTTGAGAAGAGCTACTCGACGACTTGGTCGATGGGCAGGTCACGAAAAGGAACTGGGTGTTGTTGCGCCAGTAAAGAATCAAaaagccaagaacaatgCCAACGGGGACGGCAAAGGGGGTAAGGGCGGAGTTGTATTGGACGAGTCTCCCACAAAAAATGGCGATGCCAACGGGGACATTACCATGGGCGACGCAGATATTGACGACCAGACTGCGTTGCTGGATGATGGAGACGACGATGTAGACGACCCGGATAAGACCGAAGTTTTGGGTGATTCCGATGTAGAGTAA